Proteins co-encoded in one Papaver somniferum cultivar HN1 chromosome 5, ASM357369v1, whole genome shotgun sequence genomic window:
- the LOC113282334 gene encoding receptor protein kinase-like protein ZAR1, protein MFLQFLVADNREEKKMGFIFLVVVLVFFQGFLISPISCLLNSDGLSLLALKASISTDPYHTLKSWLESDETPCKWYGITCNIQNRVTQVYLPNKGFNGYIPSELGALTSLQNLSLSTNNFTNIIPPRLFNATSLVSLDLSHNSFSGTINPNDIKTLTLLSHLDLSSNLLNGSLPDSLTLLPQISGTLNLSYNRFSGEVPSSYGEFPVTVSLDLRHNNLSGKIPQVGSLLNQGPTAFSGNPNLCGFPLSIQCPEAAGEDPRVPLNPNQNPNPNFSSTGSNISGKSRGISATVPIISAISVLLGVFSISVWLLRKKCVKVEGKMGKEKCDKGEEEEEDEEGQKGKFVVIDEGFSLELEDLLRASAYVVGKSRSGIVYKVVAGRLSGVTGVVVAVRRLSEGGGFWRFKEFISEVEMIGKIKHPNVVRLRAYYFASDEKLLVSDFISNGSLYSALHGGPSSSLPPLSWSARLKIIQGSARGLAYIHECSPRKYVHGNIKSSKILLDEDLHPYISGFGLTRLISSTNKTADLNAEKNNLAQKVVVSGFGSKSLSSPTSVYLAPEAQVSSSKMSQKCDVYSFGVAVLETLTGRLPDVGPENDEKGLESFVRRAFQEERPLSEIIDPALIHEVYAKKQVLAAFHIALSCTELDPEIRPRMRSVSESLDRIGSPH, encoded by the exons ATGTTCCTGCAATTTCTCGTTGCAGacaacagagaagaaaaaaaaatggggtTTATTTTTCTAGTTGTTGTACTAGTATTTTTCCAGGGGTTTCTTATTTCTCCGATTTCTTGTCTCCTCAACTCCGATGGTTTGTCACTTCTTGCCTTAAAAGCATCTATCTCGACTGACCCATATCATACTCTAAAATCCTGGTTAGAATCTGATGAAACTCCATGTAAGTGGTATGGTATAACTTGTAATATCCAAAACAGAGTTACACAAGTTTACCTTCCTAACAAAGGTTTTAATGGTTACATACCTTCTGAACTAGGAGCTTTAACATCTCTACAAAACCTATCTCTCTCTACTAATAACTTCACTAACATAATCCCTCCTCGTTTATTCAATGCAACTTCACTTGTTTCTCTAGATCTCTCTCACAACTCATTTTCTGGAACTATTAATCCAAATGATATCAAAACCTTAACATTACTTTCTCATCTTGATCTTTCCTCAAATCTACTAAATGGGTCACTCCCTGATTCTCTTACCCTGCTTCCACAAATCTCAGGAACCTTAAATCTATCTTACAATCGTTTCTCAGGTGAAGTTCCGTCGTCGTATGGGGAGTTCCCTGTGACGGTGAGTTTGGATCTCAGACATAATAATCTCAGTGGAAAAATCCCTCAAGTTGGATCATTATTGAATCAGGGTCCCACAGCTTTCTCTGGAAACCCTAATCTCTGTGGGTTTCCGTTATCTATTCAATGTCCTGAAGCTGCTGGAGAAGATCCTAGAGTCCCATTAAACCCTAATCAAAACCCAAACCCGAATTTTTCTTCAACTGGATCAAACATCTCGGGAAAGTCTAGAGGGATTTCAGCTACAGTCCCTATAATTTCTGCAATTTCTGTTCTTCTCGGAGTGTTCTCAATATCAGTATGGCTGTTGAGGAAAAAATGTGTCAAAGTGGAGGGCAAAATGGGGAAAGAAAAATGTGATAAaggggaggaggaagaagaagatgaagaaggtcaAAAGGGAAAATTCGTAGTGATCGATGAAGGGTTTAGCTTGGAATTAGAAGATTTGTTGAGGGCATCAGCTTATGTAGTAGGAAAAAGTAGGAGTGGAATTGTGTATAAAGTGGTGGCTGGGAGATTATCTGGTGTTACAGGAGTCGTTGTTGCAGTGAGACGCTTGAGTGAAGGTGGTGGATTTTGGAGGTTTAAGGAGTTCATATCAGAGGTTGAGATGATTGGAAAGATTAAACACCCTAATGTCGTACGGCTGAGAGCTTATTATTTTGCTAGTGATGAGAAATTATTGGTCTCTGATTTCATCTCTAATGGTAGCTTGTACTCAGCATTGCATG GAGGACCTTCAAGTTCCTTACCGCCGTTATCATGGTCTGCACGTTTGAAGATCATCCAAGGTTCTGCTCGTGGTCTTGCATACATTCATGAGTGCAGCCCTCGAAAGTACGTCCATGGGAACATTAAATCATCAAAAATCCTTCTTGATGAAGATCTCCATCCATACATTTCTGGTTTTGGACTCACCCGGCTCATTTCAAGCACCAACAAAACCGCAGACCTCAATGCCGAGAAGAACAACTTGGCCCAGAAAGTAGTCGTCTCAGGATTTGGCTCAAAATCTCTGTCATCTCCAACATCAGTATACTTGGCTCCTGAAGCTCAGGTTTCCAGCAGCAAAATGTCTCAGAAATGTGATGTTTACTCTTTCGGGGTTGCggttttggaaaccctaaccgGTCGCCTTCCGGATGTTGGTCCCGAAAATGATGAGAAGGGATTGGAAAGTTTTGTGAGGAGAGCATTCCAAGAGGAACGCCCATTATCGGAGATTATAGATCCGGCACTTATTCACGAAGTTTATGCAAAGAAACAAGTACTTGCAGCATTTCATATTGCTCTCAGTTGCACAGAATTGGATCCGGAGATCCGACCAAGGATGAGATCTGTTTCAGAGAGTCTTGATAGAATCGGATCTCCTCATTGA